One window from the genome of Haloprofundus halobius encodes:
- a CDS encoding AAA domain-containing protein, which translates to MNVRGQIVAVDGPRTVETKYGERNVADVAVRPTGENAEALLDGDDSVTVTLWGKWTHTAEHADEGMELLLTEAEPNEYQGEVSYTTGSDSYVVLEPGFLVNVTDIRSWVQCPRMYYLNKLSGIPLNYPVVKGTIVHEVFGDLLRGCDLDDAISDRVAEAGLQLGLLGRERREVEDEVRRNAAAIEGWLAQGALTDSEMSADVSPEWDGSPTEDEWRSEYTLISPTFGVKGRADALRRGSPVELKTGKNLRRDPRFQDKIQAACYALLLEERGVPVDTGTLLYTKNTALDRSEETGDLSPAKDFSIGKGLLDFVVRTRNEIAAMEYHGDVPTGFEADAKCQYCFEQDTCMVVSGRLNQRSKAGQIGRPLPDDELDYFERLYAAIEEERRETHKEYRKLWEQTAEERADDDRAVIGLEPLGRRELPGGRWELRAKKSDDAVSKLREGDVALASDGDPVAGHAELCRIEKLGEEVVVTTDEPVDLCRLDVYPSDLSVDRMLTALHDALLKGDTDRKDVLFGRRAPEFRDESIEFIDNNEAQNAAVNLAVNAEDCALVHGPPGTGKTYTIARTIRALVERGDRVLLTAFTNRAVDNALEALRDQGFEDIVRVGTENGVRDDMQDLRLVRSGDPNERAAELTQASVVAATTASCGSRILREQAFDVALVDEASQLTEPGTLAALNLAERFVLVGDHEQLPPVVRAENDLQQSLFERLIDAYPEASVMLDRQYRMAQRIQAFSSAEFYDGQLRPATGEVAAQRLSDLPGVDESTLPEALRGGVSFVDPDGRREGNANPVEANRVAEVVESFLAAGVDPDDVGVIAPFRAQVAELTKRLDVTVDTVDRFQGSSKEVIVVSFVATGELDGPLFEDYRRVNVALTRAKKSLVLVGDAEALESDEFYARMLDWAR; encoded by the coding sequence GTGAACGTACGCGGTCAGATCGTCGCTGTCGACGGTCCTCGGACGGTCGAGACGAAGTACGGCGAGCGCAACGTCGCCGACGTCGCGGTCCGACCGACTGGTGAGAACGCCGAAGCGCTGCTCGACGGCGACGACTCGGTGACGGTGACGTTGTGGGGCAAGTGGACCCACACCGCCGAACACGCCGACGAGGGGATGGAACTACTCCTGACCGAAGCGGAGCCGAACGAGTATCAGGGCGAGGTGAGCTACACGACCGGCTCCGACTCCTACGTCGTGCTCGAACCGGGCTTCCTCGTCAACGTGACCGACATCCGCTCGTGGGTGCAGTGCCCGCGGATGTACTACCTGAACAAGCTCTCGGGCATCCCCCTGAACTACCCAGTGGTGAAGGGGACCATCGTCCACGAGGTGTTCGGCGACCTCCTGCGGGGCTGTGACCTCGACGACGCCATCTCCGACCGCGTCGCGGAGGCGGGCCTCCAACTCGGGTTGCTCGGCCGCGAGCGCAGAGAGGTCGAAGACGAAGTCAGGAGAAACGCCGCCGCCATCGAGGGTTGGTTGGCGCAGGGGGCGCTCACCGACAGCGAGATGTCGGCAGACGTCTCACCGGAGTGGGACGGTAGTCCCACGGAGGACGAGTGGCGCTCGGAGTACACCCTCATCAGCCCCACCTTCGGCGTGAAAGGGCGCGCCGACGCGCTCCGCCGCGGGTCGCCCGTCGAACTCAAGACGGGGAAGAACCTCAGGCGCGACCCCAGATTCCAGGACAAGATTCAGGCGGCCTGCTACGCCCTGCTGCTCGAAGAACGCGGCGTCCCCGTCGATACCGGGACCCTCCTCTACACGAAGAACACGGCGCTCGACCGCTCGGAGGAGACCGGCGACCTCTCGCCGGCCAAGGACTTCTCCATCGGCAAAGGACTCCTCGACTTCGTCGTCCGCACCCGAAACGAGATCGCGGCGATGGAGTACCACGGCGACGTGCCGACGGGGTTCGAAGCCGACGCGAAGTGCCAGTACTGCTTCGAGCAGGACACCTGTATGGTCGTCTCCGGCCGCCTGAACCAGCGCTCGAAAGCCGGACAGATCGGCAGGCCGCTCCCCGACGACGAACTCGACTACTTCGAGCGACTGTACGCGGCCATCGAAGAGGAGCGCCGCGAGACGCACAAGGAGTACCGGAAGCTCTGGGAGCAGACGGCCGAAGAACGCGCCGACGACGACAGAGCGGTCATCGGTCTCGAACCGCTCGGCCGCCGCGAACTACCCGGCGGTCGGTGGGAACTCCGCGCGAAGAAGTCGGACGACGCCGTCTCGAAACTCCGCGAGGGCGACGTGGCGCTCGCCTCCGACGGCGACCCGGTGGCAGGGCACGCGGAGTTGTGCCGTATCGAAAAACTAGGTGAGGAAGTCGTCGTCACCACCGACGAACCCGTCGACCTCTGCCGCCTCGACGTGTATCCCTCCGACCTCTCCGTGGACCGGATGCTGACGGCGTTGCACGACGCGCTGCTGAAGGGGGATACGGACCGCAAAGACGTGCTGTTCGGCCGTCGAGCACCCGAGTTCCGAGACGAAAGCATCGAATTCATCGACAACAACGAGGCGCAGAACGCGGCGGTGAACCTCGCGGTCAACGCCGAAGACTGCGCGCTCGTCCACGGCCCGCCCGGCACGGGGAAGACGTACACCATCGCTCGGACGATTCGCGCGCTGGTCGAGCGGGGCGACCGGGTGCTTCTCACCGCGTTCACGAACCGCGCCGTCGACAACGCGCTCGAAGCGCTCCGCGACCAGGGCTTCGAGGATATAGTTCGGGTCGGCACGGAGAACGGCGTCCGCGACGACATGCAGGACCTCCGTCTCGTCCGCAGCGGCGACCCGAACGAGCGCGCGGCGGAACTCACTCAGGCCTCCGTCGTCGCCGCGACGACGGCCTCCTGCGGCTCTCGTATCCTCCGTGAGCAGGCGTTCGACGTGGCGCTCGTCGACGAGGCGTCGCAACTCACCGAACCCGGCACGCTCGCGGCGCTCAATCTCGCCGAGCGGTTCGTCCTCGTCGGCGACCACGAGCAACTGCCGCCCGTGGTCCGCGCCGAGAACGACCTCCAGCAATCGCTGTTCGAGCGACTCATCGATGCCTATCCCGAGGCGTCGGTGATGCTCGACCGCCAGTACCGGATGGCCCAGCGGATTCAGGCGTTCTCCTCGGCCGAGTTCTACGACGGCCAGTTGCGTCCGGCGACGGGCGAAGTCGCCGCTCAACGACTCTCGGACCTGCCGGGCGTCGACGAGTCGACGCTGCCCGAGGCGCTGCGCGGCGGCGTCTCGTTCGTCGACCCAGATGGGCGGAGAGAGGGCAACGCCAACCCCGTCGAAGCGAATCGGGTCGCCGAGGTGGTCGAGTCGTTCCTCGCGGCGGGCGTCGACCCCGACGACGTCGGCGTCATCGCGCCGTTCCGCGCGCAGGTCGCCGAACTCACGAAGCGCCTCGATGTGACCGTCGACACCGTCGACCGGTTTCAGGGGTCGAGCAAGGAGGTCATCGTCGTCTCCTTCGTCGCCACCGGCGAGTTGGACGGCCCGCTGTTCGAGGACTATCGGAGAGTGAACGTCGCGCTCACACGGGCGAAGAAGTCGCTCGTGCTCGTCGGCGACGCGGAGGCTCTGGAGTCGGACGAGTTCTACGCGCGGATGCTCGACTGGGCGCGGTGA
- the mvk gene encoding mevalonate kinase has product MTVSSAPGKVYLFGEHAVVYGEPAVPCAIERRATVSVEPRADDHIRVTARDLSLDGFTVEYSGSTGDHPDVNVPTPLVEAAMGYIDAAVEQALDAASRENVGFDITVESEIPLGAGLGSSAAVVVAGIDAATRALGVELDPREIAERAYRAEYEVQDGQASRADTFCSAMGGAVRVEADDCRTLDAPNLPFVVGFDGGAGDTGALVAGVRDLRERYEFAADTVETVGDIVRNGEQLLADADPEEPPTDELLAELGNLMDFNHGLLEALGVSSRSLDNMVWAARMAGAHGAKLTGAGGGGCIVALDPTPETETGLRFTPGCEDVFRAELATEGVRVEAGHAGDTPTEGTAE; this is encoded by the coding sequence ATGACCGTTTCGAGCGCCCCGGGTAAGGTGTACCTCTTCGGGGAGCACGCCGTCGTCTACGGCGAACCCGCGGTGCCCTGCGCCATCGAGCGCCGCGCGACCGTCAGCGTCGAACCGCGAGCAGACGACCACATCCGCGTCACGGCGCGGGACCTGAGCCTCGACGGCTTCACCGTCGAGTACTCGGGGTCGACCGGCGACCACCCCGACGTGAACGTCCCGACGCCGCTGGTCGAGGCGGCGATGGGCTACATCGACGCGGCGGTCGAACAGGCGCTCGACGCCGCCAGTCGCGAGAACGTCGGCTTCGACATCACCGTCGAGAGCGAGATCCCGCTCGGCGCGGGCCTCGGCTCCTCAGCCGCCGTCGTCGTCGCCGGTATCGACGCGGCGACGCGCGCACTCGGCGTCGAACTCGACCCGCGAGAGATCGCCGAGCGCGCCTACCGGGCCGAGTACGAGGTCCAGGACGGGCAGGCATCGCGCGCCGACACGTTCTGCTCGGCGATGGGCGGCGCGGTCCGCGTCGAAGCCGACGACTGCCGGACGCTTGACGCACCGAATCTCCCGTTCGTCGTCGGCTTCGACGGCGGCGCGGGCGATACCGGCGCGCTCGTTGCCGGGGTCCGCGACCTCCGCGAGCGTTACGAGTTCGCCGCCGACACCGTCGAGACCGTCGGTGATATCGTCCGCAACGGAGAGCAACTGCTCGCCGACGCCGACCCGGAGGAGCCCCCGACCGACGAGTTGCTGGCGGAGCTCGGCAACCTGATGGACTTCAACCACGGCCTGCTGGAGGCGCTGGGCGTCTCCTCGCGCTCGCTCGACAACATGGTGTGGGCCGCGCGGATGGCGGGCGCACACGGCGCGAAACTGACCGGCGCGGGCGGCGGCGGCTGTATCGTCGCGCTCGACCCGACGCCGGAGACGGAGACCGGCCTCCGCTTTACGCCCGGTTGTGAGGACGTGTTCCGCGCGGAGTTGGCGACCGAGGGCGTCCGCGTCGAGGCCGGGCACGCAGGCGACACGCCCACCGAGGGGACGGCCGAATGA
- a CDS encoding inositol monophosphatase family protein, whose translation MHGQNPPEENERLDDGRRRTLKALGAVGATAGVGGAAGWSDVASALGRRRDQSAVPRQQTDGAVLEDRYLQIALLAAREAAAIHDEQFGEIKTAETKAPQQLVTEVDTEAEQAIRDTIRDELGDEFEEDGHTLFGEEQGGTRSGDFVWIIDPLDGTTNYVRGIPHFCVSIAVVREGELHAGLVYYSPRDEVYAAVAGEGAIKFEDTGGDPTEVESVVPLSVTDVSTIEESFNSVGFYSGASAVNPRYFLLFREFVAESLGIRQLGAAAVDMVLLAEGAFDTFSCWALKPVDVAAGTLIVQEAGGRVSDFRGDDDVETILRGNVLATNGPLHGKVLGRYRNPRTTLDDLKPEN comes from the coding sequence ATGCACGGGCAGAATCCACCGGAGGAGAACGAGAGACTTGACGACGGCCGCCGCCGGACGCTGAAGGCGCTCGGCGCGGTCGGGGCGACCGCCGGCGTCGGCGGCGCGGCGGGGTGGAGCGACGTCGCGAGCGCGCTCGGTCGCCGCAGAGACCAGTCGGCGGTCCCCCGACAGCAGACCGACGGCGCGGTACTGGAGGACCGCTACCTCCAAATCGCGCTGTTGGCCGCCCGCGAGGCGGCGGCGATTCACGACGAGCAGTTCGGCGAGATAAAGACCGCCGAGACGAAGGCGCCCCAGCAGCTCGTGACGGAGGTCGACACGGAGGCAGAGCAGGCCATCCGGGACACGATTCGCGACGAGCTCGGCGACGAGTTCGAGGAGGACGGCCACACGCTGTTCGGCGAGGAGCAGGGCGGGACGCGCTCGGGCGACTTCGTCTGGATAATCGACCCGCTCGACGGGACGACCAACTACGTGCGCGGCATCCCGCATTTCTGCGTCTCCATCGCCGTCGTCAGGGAGGGCGAGCTCCACGCGGGCCTCGTCTACTACTCGCCGCGCGACGAGGTGTACGCCGCCGTCGCCGGCGAGGGCGCGATAAAGTTCGAGGACACCGGCGGCGACCCGACGGAGGTCGAGTCGGTGGTACCGCTGTCGGTGACGGACGTCTCCACCATCGAGGAGTCGTTCAACTCCGTCGGCTTCTACAGCGGCGCGAGCGCCGTCAACCCGCGCTACTTCCTGCTGTTCAGGGAGTTCGTCGCGGAGTCGCTCGGTATCCGGCAGCTCGGTGCCGCCGCGGTCGACATGGTCCTGCTGGCGGAGGGCGCGTTCGACACGTTCTCCTGCTGGGCGCTCAAACCGGTCGACGTCGCCGCCGGGACGCTCATCGTCCAGGAGGCGGGCGGCCGCGTCAGCGACTTCCGCGGCGACGACGATGTCGAGACCATCCTCCGCGGGAACGTCCTCGCCACGAACGGACCGCTCCACGGGAAAGTGCTCGGTCGCTACCGGAACCCACGGACGACCCTCGACGATCTGAAGCCCGAGAACTGA
- a CDS encoding isopentenyl phosphate kinase — protein MTTVLKLGGSVVTDKDTPETVDDEALDAAVDAIAESGVEDLVVVHGGGSFGHHHAANYGVSTTEGTTDAAGALAIHAAMKRLNDAVVSRLQSRDVPALPVHPLSVAARRDTGEASENDTSLSLPLDSTETLLGEGFVPVLHGDIVAHAGRGITVVSGDELVVRLADGLEAERVGLCSTVPGVYDEDDVVVDEIRSFEDVAAALGESESTDVTGGMAAKVRALLAMDAPAHVFGPDGVGPFLAGGSPGTHIDGR, from the coding sequence ATGACGACTGTTCTCAAACTCGGCGGGAGTGTCGTCACCGACAAGGACACGCCCGAAACCGTCGACGACGAGGCGCTCGACGCCGCCGTCGACGCCATCGCGGAGTCGGGCGTCGAAGACCTCGTCGTCGTCCACGGCGGCGGGAGTTTCGGCCACCACCACGCCGCCAACTACGGCGTCAGCACTACCGAGGGAACGACCGACGCGGCGGGCGCGCTCGCCATCCACGCGGCGATGAAGCGGTTGAACGACGCCGTCGTTTCCCGTCTCCAGTCGCGAGACGTTCCGGCGCTGCCGGTTCACCCCCTATCGGTAGCGGCGCGGCGAGACACCGGCGAAGCTAGTGAGAACGACACGTCGCTCTCGCTGCCGCTGGACTCGACAGAGACGCTGTTGGGCGAGGGGTTCGTCCCGGTGCTCCACGGCGACATCGTCGCGCACGCGGGCCGCGGCATCACCGTCGTCTCCGGAGACGAACTCGTCGTCAGACTCGCCGACGGACTCGAAGCGGAGAGGGTCGGCCTCTGCTCGACGGTTCCGGGCGTGTACGACGAGGACGACGTCGTCGTCGACGAGATCCGGTCGTTCGAGGACGTCGCCGCGGCGCTCGGCGAGAGCGAATCGACCGACGTCACGGGCGGGATGGCCGCCAAAGTCCGGGCACTACTGGCGATGGACGCGCCCGCGCACGTGTTCGGCCCCGACGGCGTCGGGCCGTTTCTCGCTGGCGGGTCACCGGGGACGCACATCGACGGTCGGTGA
- a CDS encoding MBL fold metallo-hydrolase — protein MHVTFLGTGSAMPLPDRVQTGLLLEPSADDESGDENGGVGTDTADRRPLLVDCGAGVLHRLSQTDVGYEGVASVLLTHHHLDHVSDLLALLKARWLAGEDHLELVGPAGTKSLLDDLLSVHDYLQDRVELAVREVTEGEPFEVAGYSVEAHETHHSISCLAYRFDDGFTFSGDSEAFEGLANFADGSRVLAHDCSFPDEIDVSNHPTPTQLGEALAGCDIDRLYLTHLYPHTEGKHREMLDSVEANFDGDVRIARDGLRFEIPE, from the coding sequence ATGCACGTCACGTTTCTCGGCACCGGGAGCGCGATGCCCCTCCCAGACCGCGTCCAGACCGGGCTCCTGCTCGAACCAAGCGCGGACGACGAAAGCGGGGACGAGAACGGCGGAGTCGGCACCGACACCGCCGACAGACGCCCTCTGCTCGTCGACTGCGGCGCGGGCGTCCTCCACCGCCTCAGCCAGACCGACGTGGGCTACGAGGGCGTCGCCAGCGTCCTCCTCACGCACCACCACCTCGACCACGTCTCGGACCTCCTCGCGCTCCTGAAAGCGCGCTGGCTCGCCGGAGAGGACCACCTCGAACTCGTCGGCCCCGCGGGGACGAAGTCGCTTCTCGACGACCTGCTGTCTGTCCACGACTACCTGCAGGACAGAGTCGAACTTGCGGTCCGCGAAGTCACCGAGGGCGAACCGTTCGAGGTCGCTGGCTACTCGGTCGAAGCCCACGAGACGCATCACTCGATTTCCTGTCTCGCCTACCGCTTCGACGACGGGTTCACGTTCTCGGGCGACTCGGAGGCGTTCGAGGGACTCGCGAACTTCGCGGACGGCTCCCGAGTGCTCGCGCACGACTGCTCCTTTCCCGACGAAATCGACGTGTCGAACCACCCGACGCCGACGCAGTTGGGCGAGGCGCTGGCCGGGTGCGATATCGACCGACTGTATCTCACCCACCTCTATCCCCACACCGAGGGCAAACACCGCGAGATGCTCGACAGCGTGGAGGCCAACTTCGACGGCGACGTGCGAATCGCCCGCGACGGCCTGCGATTCGAAATCCCTGAGTAG
- a CDS encoding DUF6789 family protein, which produces MSNGPDNPAMTDTGVTQETPDQEAGLSLDMVTVAAGAGFGGMVAMTPILAVGLLLGVIEPSAFAGLAEIVMLGESFPIGMFIFVAGGMTSLPLLFVSLAVFLPGKTLARRGVSYATIVWTGFIIAFYTEQTGATLAGYLALTLVAHWVYGYVLGLLYDRYAAIPQYEV; this is translated from the coding sequence ATGTCGAACGGCCCGGACAACCCGGCGATGACAGACACCGGTGTGACGCAGGAGACGCCAGACCAGGAGGCGGGGCTGAGCCTCGACATGGTCACCGTCGCCGCTGGGGCCGGGTTCGGCGGGATGGTCGCGATGACGCCGATACTCGCCGTCGGTCTCCTCTTGGGCGTGATCGAACCGTCGGCGTTCGCGGGGTTGGCCGAGATCGTGATGCTCGGCGAGAGCTTTCCCATCGGGATGTTCATCTTCGTCGCCGGCGGGATGACCTCGTTGCCGTTGCTCTTCGTCTCGCTGGCGGTGTTCCTCCCCGGAAAGACGCTCGCGCGCCGCGGCGTCTCGTACGCGACCATCGTCTGGACGGGCTTTATCATCGCGTTCTACACCGAGCAGACGGGCGCGACGCTGGCGGGCTACCTCGCCCTCACGCTCGTCGCCCACTGGGTGTACGGCTACGTCCTCGGCCTACTGTACGACCGCTACGCGGCGATTCCGCAGTACGAGGTTTGA
- a CDS encoding ATP-dependent helicase has translation MSGRGLLAASGVDFDAETVTIEDESVLELLEPAVREWWIDQFGAYVPGNGGFFTPPQREAVPLIHERRNALICAPTGSGKTLASFTAIINELFRRDREREAGLENSVYCLYISPLKSLANDIHRNLEVPLDGISERMAERGVDTEIRHAIRHGDTESAARQRMLEETPHILNTTPETLAILLNSPKFKEKLRTVEYVVVDEIHSLAENKRGTHLSVSLERLENLTESSPTRIGCSATVEPLSTMAEFLVAEEDGETREYEIVDTRFVRDFDIRLECPTDDLIDTPRQVVQARFYDRLHDLVTSHTNTLVFTNTRSGAERVLQNLRETFPDSFDESNSGCHHGSLSKDRRHEIERQLKAGELDVVTTSTSLELGIDMPHIDLVVQVGSPKSVASLLQRIGRAGHRLGETVQGRVVALDRDELVECAVMLKKAEEGFVDRVFVPENAYDVASQQVYGMAINGVKREAEVKATLRRAYPYRNFSDGEWERLMAYLTADYAGLEEKNVYAKIWRDTNDAPDGEHHYEEFDVGEPLIGKRGRLARVIYMTNIGTIPDSFTCDVYVRGSNEWVGNLDENYLDTLEKGDVFVLGGSNFEFSYRRGSKVYVDRTSSRPTVPSWFSERLPLSYDLGREILDFQGELLSRLASGGRPGVRTWLREFPMDENSVRAVARTFDEQVRYAGPGAVSTDTCITVEEVLDRDEYRRNFYVHSNYGRRFNDGLSRLVAARCARRSNTNVKVAVADNGFTISMPLNRKVDVADVIRALDPGSVREELRRALAGTDLLKRYFRINATRSLMILKRYKGYEKTAAQQQVSSEMLLSFAQELDSFAVMEETYREIIEDKLNVAGITEVLRDVRAGDVDVTHRELDSPSPRAFGLATLMASDVVLAEDESAVLREFHARVLDELNDDERARADLTGVDD, from the coding sequence ATGAGTGGCCGGGGGCTGTTGGCGGCGTCGGGTGTCGATTTCGACGCCGAGACGGTGACCATCGAGGACGAGTCGGTGCTCGAACTGTTGGAACCGGCGGTCCGCGAGTGGTGGATCGACCAGTTCGGCGCGTACGTCCCCGGAAACGGCGGCTTCTTCACGCCGCCGCAGCGCGAGGCAGTGCCGCTCATCCACGAGCGGCGGAACGCGCTCATCTGCGCGCCGACGGGGTCGGGAAAGACCCTCGCATCGTTCACCGCCATCATCAACGAACTGTTTCGCCGCGACAGAGAGCGCGAAGCGGGGCTAGAGAACTCGGTGTACTGCCTCTACATCTCGCCGCTGAAGTCGCTCGCCAACGACATCCACCGCAACTTGGAGGTTCCGCTCGACGGCATCTCCGAGCGGATGGCCGAGCGCGGCGTCGACACCGAGATTCGCCACGCCATCCGTCACGGCGACACCGAGTCGGCGGCGCGCCAGCGGATGCTGGAGGAGACGCCGCACATCCTCAACACCACGCCCGAGACGCTCGCCATCCTGCTCAACTCGCCGAAGTTCAAGGAGAAGCTCCGGACGGTGGAGTACGTCGTCGTCGACGAGATTCACAGCCTCGCCGAGAACAAGCGGGGAACCCACCTGTCGGTGTCGCTGGAGCGCCTCGAAAATCTGACCGAGTCGTCGCCGACGCGCATCGGCTGTTCGGCCACCGTCGAACCGCTGTCGACGATGGCCGAGTTCCTCGTCGCCGAGGAGGACGGCGAGACCCGCGAGTACGAGATCGTCGACACCCGGTTCGTCCGCGACTTCGACATCCGACTGGAGTGTCCGACCGACGACCTCATCGACACGCCGCGACAGGTCGTTCAAGCGCGCTTCTACGACCGCCTGCACGACCTCGTCACCTCGCACACGAACACGCTCGTCTTCACGAACACCCGGTCGGGCGCAGAGCGCGTGTTGCAGAACCTCCGGGAGACGTTCCCCGACTCGTTCGACGAGTCGAACTCGGGCTGTCACCACGGGTCGCTCTCGAAGGACCGCCGCCACGAGATAGAGCGGCAGTTGAAGGCGGGCGAGTTGGACGTGGTCACCACCTCGACCAGCCTCGAACTCGGCATCGACATGCCGCACATCGACCTCGTCGTGCAGGTCGGGTCGCCGAAGTCCGTCGCCTCGCTACTGCAGCGAATCGGCCGCGCGGGCCACCGCCTCGGCGAGACGGTGCAGGGCCGCGTCGTCGCCCTCGACCGCGACGAACTCGTCGAGTGTGCGGTGATGCTCAAGAAGGCCGAAGAGGGGTTCGTCGACCGGGTGTTCGTCCCCGAGAACGCCTACGACGTGGCGAGCCAACAGGTGTACGGGATGGCGATAAACGGCGTGAAGCGCGAGGCCGAGGTGAAGGCGACGCTCCGGCGGGCCTACCCGTACCGCAACTTCTCTGACGGGGAGTGGGAGCGTCTGATGGCGTATCTCACGGCTGATTACGCGGGACTAGAGGAGAAGAACGTCTACGCGAAGATCTGGCGCGACACGAACGACGCGCCCGACGGCGAGCACCACTACGAGGAGTTCGACGTGGGCGAACCGCTCATCGGCAAGCGCGGGCGGTTGGCGCGCGTCATCTACATGACGAACATCGGCACGATCCCCGACTCGTTCACGTGTGACGTGTACGTTCGCGGGTCGAACGAGTGGGTCGGCAACTTGGACGAGAACTACCTCGACACCTTGGAGAAGGGCGACGTGTTCGTCCTCGGCGGGTCGAACTTCGAGTTCAGCTACCGCCGCGGGTCGAAAGTGTACGTCGATAGGACGAGTTCGCGGCCGACGGTCCCCTCGTGGTTCTCCGAGCGCCTGCCGCTGTCGTACGACCTCGGCCGCGAGATTCTCGACTTTCAGGGCGAACTGCTCTCGCGCTTGGCGAGCGGCGGCCGACCGGGCGTCCGCACGTGGCTCCGCGAGTTCCCGATGGACGAAAACAGCGTCCGCGCCGTGGCCCGGACGTTCGACGAACAGGTGCGCTACGCCGGGCCGGGCGCGGTGAGCACCGACACGTGCATCACCGTTGAGGAGGTGCTCGACAGAGACGAGTACCGGCGCAACTTCTACGTCCACTCGAACTACGGCCGGCGGTTCAACGACGGCCTCTCGCGACTCGTCGCCGCCCGCTGCGCGCGACGCTCGAACACGAACGTCAAAGTCGCCGTCGCCGACAACGGCTTCACTATCTCGATGCCGCTGAACCGAAAAGTCGACGTGGCGGACGTGATTCGGGCGTTAGACCCCGGAAGCGTCCGCGAGGAACTCCGACGAGCGCTCGCCGGGACCGACCTCCTCAAGCGCTACTTCCGCATCAACGCGACGCGCTCGCTGATGATTCTGAAGCGGTACAAGGGGTACGAGAAGACCGCCGCCCAGCAGCAGGTCTCCTCGGAGATGCTGCTGTCGTTCGCCCAGGAACTCGACTCGTTCGCCGTGATGGAGGAGACGTATCGAGAGATAATCGAGGACAAACTCAACGTCGCGGGGATAACCGAAGTGCTGCGCGACGTACGGGCGGGCGACGTCGACGTCACGCACCGCGAGCTCGACTCGCCGTCGCCGCGGGCGTTCGGCCTCGCGACGCTGATGGCCAGCGACGTGGTGCTCGCCGAAGACGAGTCGGCGGTGCTCAGGGAGTTCCACGCGCGCGTCCTCGACGAACTGAACGACGACGAGAGAGCGCGGGCCGACCTCACGGGAGTCGACGACTGA